Genomic window (Deinobacterium chartae):
AGATCCTCGGCTGCTTTGGTCATGTTCGTTCCTTTAAAACGCCCTGCGGCGTCGAGCGGGTGAAACGGGTGAAAACGGTCGTGCGGGTCCGAAAGCGACGGGGCTCCTCGAGGAGGCTGGGAGCGCCGTCGCGGCGCATCATGGTAAATCCGGGGCGGGTGGGCACTTGGTCAGCCACTCCACCTTTGGCCGGGCCTGCGCTACGCAGCGAGCGGCCGGCTGCCGTCCGGCTCGCCCACCCGGGTGCGCACCCAGTGCACCAGGGGAATCAGGACCAGACTGATGAGCATCTTCAAGATGATCTGTCCGAGCATGAGGCTCAGCAGCGGCGCACCGGTTCCGGCAAAGGCCAGGGTCACAAACACGGCGGTGTCGAGGGTGGTGCTCACCGCGTTGGACGCCAGCACCCGTACGGCCACGCCCCTGCGCTTGAGACGCTCGAAGATCAGGGCGTCGAGCGCGGTGCTGATCAGGTAGGCAGCCAGGCTTGCCACGACCACGCGCAGCGTCGAACCCAGCACCGCCTGATAGGCCGCGTCCTGAAAAAACCCCGGCTTGGGAAGGACGTTGACCAGCAGGCCGTAGCAGGCCAGCAGGGCGTTGGCGGCCAGACCGCCCCATAGCAGCGCCTTGGCCGCCTGCCAGCCGCCTGCGGTATGCACGGCGTCGCGCAGCGTAAAGGTCAGGGAGTACAGGAAGATCGCGCCAGGAACGACCAGGGGACCGAGCTGAACCAACCGGCCGGCCGTGACGTTACTGACCAGCTCTGCCGCGATATACAGGGCGATCAGGATCGTGAGAAGGTTACTGCGTTGCATGGATGCTCCTTGGATCAGACCCGGGAAAACACGAAAACAACCCTGCGGCACCCGGGCAGGCCGGACAGGGCGGCAGAGGTCCGGGAACCCGGGGGGCCGGACAGACGTGAACCGTGGCTCGGAAAAGCCACGCAAACGGCATGAGGTTAACGGAGCGTTTCAGGCAGCCGGCGCGGCCTGCCGTCACGACCGATCTTGGTCCAGGCGGGATACCGGACGTACACGGTCACGGCCAGAGCGAACAGACCCCGTGACGTTCGCACGGATATCGAGGCGCATGGCCTTTCCCGGCGCAGAGGCGTCCGGAAGTCGGGTGGAGCCGCATGCCTCCGGCTGCGTTCAGATCCGCTGCACAGCGGGACCTCGGGGCAACGCCGTCAGCGCCTGAAGGTGGCAGCAAGCGCCTGCCACCGGGAATGCTCTCCCGGTGAGCCGGGCGGAATTCGTATTACCGTATCGCCGAAGTGCTGAGTCATAGACTCCTCTCTGCCCGTGCGGCCTTACGGGCGGAAGGGGGTACGCACGTCGTGCGTCCAGCCCGATTCTACATGGCCCTGTTACCGCTCTGTCCTGCTTTCACAAACCTTGGCCGAAGCGGTGCACTTCACGCGCAACCGCTCCTTGCGGAGGCGATCGGTCCAGGCCACCTCGAGGGGATCTGCCCCGCTCGCAGTT
Coding sequences:
- a CDS encoding queuosine precursor transporter yields the protein MQRSNLLTILIALYIAAELVSNVTAGRLVQLGPLVVPGAIFLYSLTFTLRDAVHTAGGWQAAKALLWGGLAANALLACYGLLVNVLPKPGFFQDAAYQAVLGSTLRVVVASLAAYLISTALDALIFERLKRRGVAVRVLASNAVSTTLDTAVFVTLAFAGTGAPLLSLMLGQIILKMLISLVLIPLVHWVRTRVGEPDGSRPLAA